The DNA segment GGCTTCAGCACCGCCTCTGCCCTCCCCACACCGGTCATACTTCTAATCATCAAACCTCCACCATTATCGTAACCGGACCTCTGTTAACCAACTCCACGTCCATACGCGCACCAAACTTACCCGTCTGCACTGGGACGCCAAGATACCGCAATTCACTAATAAACCGCTCATAAAGACTCTCGGCGCGTGCGGGTTCGCAGGCATTAGAAAAAGATGGCCGCAGACCCTGCTCAGTATCAGCATAAAGGGTGAACTGGGAAACCACCAGTGCTTCTCCCCCAACATCCAATAGCGAACGGTTCATCTTGCCCTGTTCATCATCATATATTCGCAAACGGCACACCTTTGATGCCAGTTGGCGGCAGGTTGACTCGCTATCCTGTTTCCCGATACCGAGAAAAATCAAAAGCCCACTCCCAATTTCACCGATTGTCTCACCCCCCACAA comes from the candidate division WOR-3 bacterium genome and includes:
- the dtd gene encoding D-aminoacyl-tRNA deacylase, which translates into the protein MRALLQRVSRARVVVGGETIGEIGSGLLIFLGIGKQDSESTCRQLASKVCRLRIYDDEQGKMNRSLLDVGGEALVVSQFTLYADTEQGLRPSFSNACEPARAESLYERFISELRYLGVPVQTGKFGARMDVELVNRGPVTIMVEV